From Variovorax sp. J2L1-78, the proteins below share one genomic window:
- a CDS encoding PilZ domain-containing protein — protein sequence MNTPIATPAPARPSVIQLAIKEKGALYAAYIPLFAEGGIFIPTAREYRLGDDVYVLLTLPDDPQRYPVAGKVAWITPARAAGSRAPGVGVRFPADEKSRQLKARIEEALGGSMASDRPTQTI from the coding sequence ATGAACACGCCCATCGCCACACCCGCGCCCGCCCGTCCCAGCGTCATCCAGCTGGCGATCAAGGAAAAAGGGGCGCTTTACGCCGCCTACATCCCGCTCTTCGCGGAAGGCGGCATCTTCATCCCGACCGCGCGCGAGTACCGGCTGGGTGACGACGTCTACGTGCTGCTCACGCTGCCGGACGACCCGCAACGCTATCCGGTGGCCGGCAAGGTCGCCTGGATCACGCCGGCGCGCGCCGCGGGCAGCCGCGCGCCGGGCGTCGGTGTGCGCTTTCCGGCGGACGAAAAATCGCGCCAGCTCAAGGCCCGCATCGAGGAAGCGCTGGGCGGCTCGATGGCGTCGGACCGCCCGACCCAGACCATCTGA
- a CDS encoding TatD family hydrolase, translated as MFTDSHCHLTFPEFASQMTEVRAAMAEARVDRALCICTKLEEFDDVQGLAAQYDNFWASVGVHPDNEDIAEPSIDDLVQRAARPKVVAIGETGLDYYQMEERKGGRTIADMEWQRDRFRVHIRAAQQVRMPLVIHTREASADTLAILKEEGEDGAASAAGGVFHCFTETAEVARAALDLGFYISFSGILTFKKAQDLRDVAAFVPLDRMLIETDSPYLAPVPYRGKTNNPSYVPFVAQQIAQLRGVSVEAVAEATSRNFETLFTGVQKT; from the coding sequence ATGTTCACCGATTCCCACTGCCACCTGACCTTTCCCGAGTTCGCCAGCCAGATGACGGAGGTCCGCGCGGCGATGGCCGAAGCCCGGGTCGACCGGGCGCTGTGCATCTGCACCAAGCTGGAAGAGTTCGATGACGTGCAGGGTCTGGCCGCCCAGTACGACAACTTCTGGGCCAGCGTGGGCGTGCATCCCGACAACGAGGACATCGCCGAACCCAGCATCGACGACTTGGTGCAGCGCGCGGCGCGCCCGAAGGTCGTCGCCATCGGCGAAACCGGGCTCGATTACTACCAGATGGAGGAGCGCAAGGGCGGCCGGACCATCGCCGACATGGAATGGCAGCGCGACCGTTTCCGCGTCCACATCCGGGCGGCACAGCAGGTGCGCATGCCGCTGGTGATCCACACCCGCGAAGCCTCGGCCGACACGCTGGCCATCCTGAAAGAGGAGGGCGAGGACGGTGCCGCGTCGGCGGCAGGCGGTGTCTTCCATTGCTTCACCGAGACAGCGGAGGTGGCCCGCGCCGCGCTCGACCTCGGCTTCTACATCTCGTTCTCCGGCATCCTGACCTTCAAGAAGGCGCAGGACCTGAGGGACGTTGCCGCCTTTGTTCCACTCGACCGCATGCTGATCGAGACCGACAGTCCCTATCTGGCCCCGGTGCCGTACCGCGGCAAGACCAACAACCCGTCGTACGTGCCTTTCGTCGCGCAGCAGATTGCCCAACTGCGCGGCGTGTCCGTCGAAGCGGTCGCCGAGGCCACGAGCCGCAACTTCGAAACCCTGTTCACGGGCGTTCAAAAGACATGA
- a CDS encoding ankyrin repeat domain-containing protein: protein MRNLARFCLYLVAATAFSFAHADSFNDFFRAVRSNNASGVESLLRRGFDPNTRDEHGLTGLLIAIREPSPRVVQVLLASPQTNVELRNGNDESPLMLAAIKGQMDLVKQLIARDADINKPGWTALHYAASSGQVEIMKLLLEKYAFIDAQSPNGTTPLMMAAMYGSPDSVKLLLDEGADPLMKNQQNMTAMDFAVQGKRPDAIEMLKAVVQAKRPSDGKW from the coding sequence ATGAGAAATCTGGCGAGGTTCTGCCTCTATCTTGTTGCTGCAACGGCGTTTTCTTTTGCCCATGCAGATTCCTTCAATGACTTCTTCCGCGCGGTTCGCAGCAACAATGCGAGTGGCGTCGAGTCGCTGTTGCGCCGCGGCTTCGACCCCAACACGCGCGACGAGCATGGGCTGACCGGCTTGTTGATCGCCATCCGGGAGCCGTCTCCGCGCGTCGTGCAGGTGTTGCTCGCGTCGCCGCAGACGAACGTCGAACTGCGCAACGGCAACGACGAGAGCCCATTGATGCTGGCCGCCATCAAGGGCCAGATGGACCTGGTCAAACAGCTCATCGCCCGTGACGCCGACATCAACAAGCCGGGTTGGACCGCGTTGCACTACGCGGCGAGCAGCGGCCAGGTCGAGATCATGAAACTGCTGCTCGAGAAATACGCCTTCATCGACGCCCAGTCGCCCAACGGCACCACGCCGCTGATGATGGCGGCGATGTACGGATCGCCTGACAGCGTAAAGCTGCTGCTCGACGAAGGCGCTGACCCGCTGATGAAGAACCAGCAGAACATGACGGCGATGGACTTCGCCGTCCAGGGCAAGCGGCCGGATGCCATCGAGATGTTGAAGGCGGTTGTTCAAGCGAAGCGGCCGAGCGACGGCAAGTGGTAG
- a CDS encoding tyrosine-type recombinase/integrase, producing MNAPASLDQLMIPVHLDGSCGRNRASSRSQLTAADDRSAVLAWLARYLDSPATFANYRKEVERFLLWCVLQRGAALSDLTHEDLLLYHRFLENPQPAEHWVMGPGQKPARNSPRWRPFAGPLGPSSLRQALSILNAMFSWLVRAGYLAGNPLALSRRKHRQAAPRVSRFLPDEHWDLVKAAVEAMPASTERERLRASRCRWLFSLLYIGGLRVSEICAARMGGFFSRCGVDGRTRWWLEIAGKGNKPRLVPATGELMTELVRYRNALALSSLPLEGDETPLVMTLIAPIKPIARSAIHELVKEVMRAAAAALRSRGSGFQAAAAHLEDASTHWIRHTAASHLSEKADLKVVRDNLGHANISTTSIYLHADDDARHDATVAAHRLRWRTP from the coding sequence ATGAATGCACCCGCCAGCCTCGATCAGCTAATGATCCCGGTCCACCTGGACGGCAGTTGCGGCCGAAATCGCGCCAGTTCGCGATCGCAGTTGACCGCGGCCGATGACCGCTCGGCCGTTCTGGCCTGGTTGGCTCGCTATCTCGATTCGCCTGCCACGTTCGCCAACTATCGCAAGGAAGTCGAACGCTTTTTGCTGTGGTGCGTTCTGCAGCGTGGTGCAGCCCTCTCTGACCTGACGCACGAGGATCTGCTGCTCTACCACCGCTTTCTGGAGAACCCGCAGCCGGCCGAACACTGGGTTATGGGACCCGGACAGAAGCCAGCGCGCAACTCGCCGCGCTGGCGACCCTTTGCCGGCCCGCTGGGGCCGTCGAGCCTTCGCCAGGCGTTGTCGATCCTCAACGCGATGTTTTCGTGGCTTGTCCGGGCTGGATATCTAGCCGGCAATCCGCTGGCGCTAAGCCGCCGCAAGCATCGGCAGGCGGCACCTCGTGTGAGCCGCTTTCTTCCAGATGAACACTGGGACCTGGTGAAGGCGGCGGTCGAGGCGATGCCCGCGTCCACGGAGCGCGAAAGGCTCCGCGCATCGCGCTGCCGATGGCTTTTCTCCCTGCTTTACATCGGCGGGCTTCGTGTATCTGAGATTTGCGCTGCTCGCATGGGCGGATTCTTCAGCCGTTGTGGAGTCGACGGGCGCACACGCTGGTGGCTCGAGATCGCCGGCAAAGGCAATAAACCCCGTCTCGTCCCAGCAACAGGCGAACTGATGACTGAACTGGTGCGCTATCGCAACGCTCTTGCGCTAAGTTCGCTTCCGCTGGAGGGTGATGAAACGCCACTGGTAATGACGCTAATCGCCCCGATCAAGCCAATAGCGCGAAGCGCTATTCATGAGCTTGTAAAGGAGGTAATGCGCGCCGCAGCGGCGGCGCTACGGTCGCGGGGTTCTGGCTTCCAGGCTGCGGCTGCGCATCTCGAAGATGCATCGACGCATTGGATTCGTCACACGGCTGCGAGCCACCTTAGCGAGAAGGCTGATCTGAAAGTAGTTCGCGATAATCTTGGCCACGCCAATATCAGCACAACAAGCATCTATCTGCACGCCGACGACGACGCGCGTCACGATGCGACGGTCGCCGCGCATCGGCTTCGATGGCGCACTCCGTAG
- a CDS encoding DNA-binding protein, which translates to MSTEIELQSDIESLRGRFTETRDLYREVCALLFFRYGITPTASKLYQFVRKGSMSAPAEALAKFWEDLRSKARVEIDHPDLPPELKTSAAEAIADLWRQATAAARHELAALRLDDQAAVEKAHDEEARARQAASEAQASADALGQQLRATQETLQQRQTDLEAERRAHAGVVARLQELQRHLEEARNQQERTRADFSAELVKAREAVAVANSRADAAERRALLDIDHERQARVKVDKQLEALRGQLAQTESRHRESLLSQAETITRLQVKADAAEDSQRELTASNRGLVDDLQAIRERLAVAQQEATQFEAEAQTLRALLERLSPPEQEPPQGALASKTVKAGTRKAR; encoded by the coding sequence ATGAGCACCGAAATCGAACTCCAGAGCGACATCGAATCCCTCAGGGGGCGGTTTACGGAAACAAGAGACCTCTATCGCGAGGTCTGCGCATTGCTGTTCTTCCGCTATGGCATCACTCCCACTGCCAGCAAGCTCTACCAGTTCGTGCGCAAGGGTTCGATGAGCGCGCCGGCGGAGGCGCTGGCCAAGTTCTGGGAAGACCTGCGGAGCAAGGCGCGAGTTGAAATCGATCATCCGGATCTGCCGCCCGAACTCAAGACGAGTGCAGCGGAAGCCATCGCCGATCTATGGCGGCAGGCCACGGCCGCCGCGCGCCACGAACTCGCGGCGCTGCGCCTTGATGACCAGGCGGCGGTCGAGAAAGCCCATGACGAGGAAGCTCGAGCCCGCCAGGCCGCATCGGAGGCGCAGGCCAGCGCCGATGCCCTGGGTCAGCAACTGAGGGCGACCCAAGAAACGCTCCAGCAACGGCAAACGGACCTGGAGGCAGAACGGCGCGCCCATGCCGGCGTCGTGGCACGACTGCAGGAGCTGCAGCGCCATCTCGAGGAAGCGCGCAATCAGCAAGAGCGGACGCGGGCGGATTTCAGCGCCGAACTGGTCAAGGCGCGGGAGGCCGTTGCCGTTGCGAACAGCCGCGCAGACGCTGCGGAGCGGCGCGCACTGCTGGACATTGACCATGAGCGTCAGGCGCGGGTCAAGGTCGACAAGCAGCTTGAGGCGCTGCGCGGCCAACTGGCGCAGACCGAAAGCCGCCATCGCGAGAGCCTGCTGTCGCAGGCCGAGACCATCACGCGGCTGCAGGTCAAGGCCGATGCGGCCGAGGATTCGCAACGAGAGCTGACCGCCAGCAATCGCGGCCTTGTTGATGATCTTCAAGCGATTCGGGAACGACTCGCAGTGGCGCAGCAAGAAGCGACTCAGTTCGAAGCCGAAGCACAAACGCTTCGCGCCCTGCTGGAACGGCTCTCGCCACCGGAACAGGAGCCGCCGCAAGGGGCGCTGGCATCAAAGACCGTCAAGGCCGGCACGCGAAAGGCGCGTTAG
- a CDS encoding HAD family hydrolase — protein MSGKFMSVTCEALSVKKQFFGVKAVAFDVYGTLVHIGDPRRPYRRLLSELNTLGRAPRTDNGARIMKLDVGLAEAAELLGMTLPGDVLQELTVDLSAELASIRLFEDAIPAIRLLQSRGLPIGLCSNLAGPYAKPVQALLPQLDAYAWSFAVGAVKPEPHMYSYLCDALDASPEQVLMVGDTLSADYEGPRSFGMQACHLARKRTSEAKVWISTLLELESLIGS, from the coding sequence ATGTCCGGCAAGTTCATGTCAGTTACCTGCGAAGCACTTTCTGTGAAAAAGCAATTCTTTGGCGTTAAGGCCGTGGCGTTCGATGTCTACGGGACACTCGTGCACATAGGGGACCCGAGGCGCCCGTATCGACGACTGCTTTCCGAGTTGAACACCTTGGGACGCGCTCCAAGAACGGACAATGGCGCTCGAATAATGAAGTTGGATGTCGGGTTGGCAGAGGCTGCTGAACTGCTGGGCATGACCTTGCCCGGCGATGTGCTCCAAGAGCTGACGGTCGATCTCAGTGCGGAGCTCGCGAGCATCAGGCTTTTTGAGGATGCGATACCGGCGATTCGTTTGCTGCAGAGCCGCGGTCTCCCCATCGGTCTTTGCTCCAATCTGGCTGGTCCATATGCCAAGCCGGTTCAGGCGTTGCTGCCGCAACTCGATGCTTACGCATGGAGCTTCGCGGTGGGCGCCGTCAAACCGGAGCCTCACATGTATTCGTACCTTTGTGACGCACTGGATGCATCACCAGAGCAGGTCTTGATGGTCGGCGATACGCTGTCGGCAGACTACGAGGGTCCGCGTTCTTTCGGTATGCAGGCGTGTCACCTTGCCAGGAAACGTACCTCCGAAGCGAAGGTCTGGATATCAACGCTGTTGGAGCTCGAGTCGTTGATCGGTAGTTAG
- a CDS encoding AAA family ATPase — protein MDKETGAALAEIVDPAESPRPVFDEPLSVSIASLLEEWRNADDLRLAGLRPAMSTMIFGPPGTGKTMLAHFIAAQVGLPVVVAKLDGLISSFLGTTARNIANLFTFADRYRCVLLLDEFDAVAKLRDDPHELGEIKRVVNTLLQCVDARAGVGFTIAITNHEALLDPAVWRRFDIRIEVPNPGIEVRQEILTQRLATVFNEPVRFRFLAWLMEGASGSDIEKLTDFLRRQIAIRKDSFDFLQSLRSYVQLSAQQDAGERRQLVTGAPEELVRALFNDKATPFNQEQLAALFGKTQPTISRWVKRG, from the coding sequence GTGGACAAGGAGACCGGTGCGGCGTTGGCGGAGATAGTGGACCCGGCGGAAAGCCCAAGACCAGTGTTCGACGAACCCTTGAGTGTCAGCATCGCCTCACTACTCGAAGAGTGGCGGAACGCAGATGACCTTCGCCTTGCTGGACTGCGACCTGCAATGTCCACCATGATTTTTGGCCCTCCTGGCACTGGCAAGACCATGTTGGCGCACTTCATCGCTGCACAGGTAGGGCTGCCAGTCGTTGTCGCGAAGCTCGATGGGCTTATATCTTCGTTTCTAGGTACAACAGCGCGCAATATCGCGAACCTTTTCACGTTTGCTGACCGTTACAGATGCGTACTACTGCTCGATGAATTTGATGCAGTCGCTAAGCTGCGTGACGACCCTCATGAGCTTGGAGAGATTAAACGCGTGGTTAACACGCTGCTCCAGTGCGTCGATGCGCGTGCAGGGGTGGGATTCACGATTGCTATAACGAATCACGAGGCGCTACTGGATCCTGCTGTTTGGCGTCGCTTTGATATCCGAATCGAAGTACCCAACCCAGGTATCGAAGTTCGGCAAGAAATTCTGACCCAGCGACTGGCCACCGTGTTTAACGAACCCGTGCGCTTTCGTTTTTTGGCTTGGTTGATGGAAGGCGCTAGCGGGTCGGACATTGAGAAGCTGACGGATTTTTTACGCCGTCAAATTGCAATCCGGAAAGATTCTTTTGATTTTCTGCAATCGTTACGTTCGTATGTCCAGTTGAGTGCGCAGCAAGACGCAGGCGAACGCCGGCAACTGGTGACGGGCGCGCCAGAAGAATTGGTCCGAGCTTTATTTAATGATAAAGCAACGCCATTCAATCAAGAGCAATTGGCGGCATTATTCGGAAAGACACAGCCCACGATCAGCAGATGGGTGAAGCGCGGCTAG
- a CDS encoding S8 family peptidase yields the protein MNSPVQVVLNSQDYVRLADVNPGGSNKDFYADRDAAFVQHREKLRNQVLGLEQTGVSKRGGLIYAHVALQADAWAKSHRPVNKIFPGSHVGPSYGGPLGSIVVELEASAISRIAATISSAEPQTNWVLNKDGKRVAKPSRERSEVGAIESVRVYSSADRRNFSLEQAVEWLSDRRTGGSYYIETFISDRSVNERQSAGFRLRGAKALAAFRTELIELGLPIKVTQLEERWVTASLFVITINPQALGNLDEARRIHEKLIGFLDEQPIVRSILLPPVLQAAKLESDEIGPANLPVPANVLSTYPVVGVIDSGVTTHPALAAWSAGDTGMVFGTDQDVGHGTFIAGLICGADALNSHPLFQEQKCRFFDLGLHPTSEGSYGQFYPRGFVDFLEQLDAEIPAAKMAGARVFNMSLAVTTPVADTSYSIFANLLDEIADRHDILFVLPAGNLDAAQAREEWPSKPTDAMEMLVNYRHAGKDRIFQPADSIRSLVVGAVNPPDEQGVCLPARYSRRGPGPSLGAKPDICHVGGKLDSMSGLCSISADGNLLHACGTSFAAPLAAKTLAAINHEVVGKLSREALIALAIHHADLPAALTHKKLKQVIRDFVGAGIPRLADHTLQNEDSEITLVFSGVLSKGQELRFAFAWPKSLVTEKGACSGSVKVTLVHRPPIDRDHAGEFVRVNLDVYLRQEVIDQETGEATFKGRLKQETPSGLEKERVQHGAKWWPVKRSMVTLDEAGNSSQWRLVVDSLSRSEYAFPEEGVPFTVLMTISDDLGLPIFNEMRQQLQVAGAQIDDIRAEIRPRVAR from the coding sequence ATGAACAGTCCCGTGCAGGTGGTTCTCAATTCTCAAGATTACGTACGCTTGGCAGATGTCAATCCGGGTGGGTCGAACAAAGACTTCTACGCGGACCGCGATGCCGCGTTTGTTCAGCACCGAGAGAAGTTGAGAAATCAGGTCCTCGGTCTTGAGCAGACGGGTGTCTCCAAGCGGGGTGGTCTCATCTACGCACATGTAGCGCTTCAAGCGGATGCGTGGGCCAAAAGTCATCGGCCAGTTAACAAGATTTTTCCTGGTAGTCATGTCGGCCCTTCATATGGGGGGCCGCTTGGCTCGATTGTTGTTGAGTTAGAAGCGAGTGCAATTTCTCGCATCGCGGCTACCATCTCCTCAGCCGAGCCTCAAACCAACTGGGTTCTAAACAAAGACGGCAAGAGGGTTGCCAAACCGTCTCGCGAGCGAAGCGAGGTAGGAGCCATTGAATCAGTACGGGTTTATTCATCAGCAGATAGACGAAATTTTTCCCTCGAGCAAGCCGTAGAATGGCTATCGGATCGCCGAACTGGAGGGTCATATTACATCGAGACGTTCATATCCGACCGTTCAGTAAATGAGCGCCAAAGCGCAGGTTTCCGCCTGCGCGGCGCGAAGGCATTGGCCGCATTCAGAACTGAATTAATTGAATTGGGTTTGCCGATAAAAGTCACCCAACTTGAAGAGCGTTGGGTTACAGCCTCTCTTTTTGTTATCACGATCAATCCCCAGGCGCTGGGCAACTTGGATGAAGCAAGAAGGATTCACGAGAAGCTCATTGGGTTCTTAGATGAACAGCCCATTGTTCGCTCGATCCTTCTTCCGCCCGTTTTGCAGGCCGCAAAACTTGAGTCCGACGAAATTGGACCCGCGAATCTGCCAGTTCCGGCGAATGTACTGAGCACTTATCCGGTGGTTGGCGTGATTGATTCTGGTGTCACGACTCATCCTGCCTTAGCTGCTTGGTCAGCTGGCGATACGGGAATGGTCTTCGGGACAGATCAAGACGTGGGTCATGGTACGTTCATTGCCGGATTGATTTGCGGAGCCGATGCTCTGAACTCACATCCGCTATTCCAAGAACAGAAATGCCGATTTTTTGATCTTGGATTACACCCGACCTCGGAAGGAAGTTACGGCCAATTTTATCCTCGCGGGTTTGTGGACTTTCTGGAACAGCTCGACGCCGAAATACCCGCCGCAAAAATGGCTGGTGCGCGGGTATTTAATATGAGTCTCGCAGTTACGACGCCGGTTGCGGATACGAGCTATAGCATTTTTGCAAACTTGCTCGACGAAATCGCCGATCGGCACGACATACTGTTTGTGCTACCGGCCGGCAATCTTGACGCCGCTCAGGCTCGCGAGGAGTGGCCTTCAAAGCCCACCGATGCAATGGAGATGTTGGTCAATTACCGGCACGCAGGCAAAGATCGGATTTTTCAACCTGCAGACAGCATTCGTTCCTTAGTGGTGGGGGCCGTTAATCCACCTGATGAACAGGGAGTTTGCCTTCCAGCACGTTACTCTCGAAGGGGACCAGGACCCTCGCTCGGAGCGAAGCCCGACATCTGTCACGTTGGCGGCAAGCTTGACTCTATGAGTGGCCTCTGTTCCATTTCTGCTGATGGCAATTTGTTGCACGCATGCGGTACAAGTTTTGCGGCGCCGCTCGCCGCAAAGACCCTCGCTGCAATTAATCATGAGGTGGTTGGAAAGCTTTCGAGGGAAGCGCTAATCGCACTCGCCATCCACCACGCAGATCTTCCGGCGGCCCTAACTCATAAGAAGTTGAAGCAGGTGATCAGGGACTTTGTTGGCGCCGGGATCCCCAGACTGGCAGATCACACCCTGCAAAATGAAGACAGTGAGATTACTCTAGTTTTCAGTGGTGTCCTTTCAAAGGGGCAAGAGCTGCGCTTTGCTTTTGCTTGGCCTAAGTCGTTGGTAACGGAGAAGGGCGCCTGTTCCGGTTCGGTAAAGGTGACCCTTGTACATCGGCCACCCATAGATAGGGACCACGCGGGGGAATTTGTGCGCGTGAATCTAGACGTCTATTTGCGTCAAGAGGTGATCGACCAAGAAACTGGAGAAGCGACATTTAAGGGTCGCTTGAAACAGGAGACCCCCTCTGGGCTTGAGAAAGAGCGCGTTCAACACGGTGCAAAGTGGTGGCCAGTTAAACGCTCAATGGTCACTCTGGATGAAGCAGGCAATTCCTCTCAGTGGCGTCTTGTTGTCGACTCGCTTTCGCGCAGCGAATATGCTTTCCCGGAGGAGGGGGTTCCGTTCACAGTATTAATGACGATCAGCGACGATCTTGGGTTGCCTATTTTTAATGAAATGAGGCAACAGCTGCAGGTCGCAGGCGCTCAAATTGACGACATCCGTGCCGAGATCCGCCCGCGTGTCGCGCGCTAA
- a CDS encoding DUF3800 domain-containing protein, with translation MTPESEEGKSADSFVLGVLDLEPFRSPELVFHPNSQKSYTLFYDETNNIRKLRFTETGLSDEGFKCFVLGGIALEPGAKFEGLDELRTALHVPANVDEMKFKHVAWGTYERVLKSPRLGVLLRWLLDRPLYVHYSNFSVLNWSILDLVDCLLTHERFANIRYNHLGMKSELHAIVRMDPLGYFRLLRKFDYPNVDPTLTSDFLGAVWMHLYSIIFKLNRERNRSKEEGDFRNEDSFMFFKMLSEAANDPATSLKLLAEEDPETLIGSFAPLFLNRMATFVNAEHVFDEEPSIEEQLDGRRVVIGESDVSYRFTDSKTEPGIVVSDLVCGFLGKHFTFIEQHSIEELDIIKAGLNQQQRANLELFAKLIDKANDECQCFIFNSAVFDSGDKHLWFVDGTPYPPELRF, from the coding sequence GTGACCCCAGAAAGCGAAGAAGGAAAATCTGCTGACAGCTTCGTTTTAGGGGTTCTGGACCTTGAGCCGTTTCGTAGTCCTGAGCTTGTGTTCCACCCAAACTCTCAGAAGAGCTACACGTTGTTCTACGACGAGACGAACAACATACGCAAGCTTCGTTTCACAGAAACCGGCTTAAGCGACGAGGGGTTTAAGTGCTTCGTGTTGGGCGGCATTGCACTGGAGCCAGGAGCAAAGTTCGAAGGCCTGGACGAGCTGAGGACTGCACTTCACGTGCCGGCGAACGTCGATGAGATGAAGTTTAAGCACGTGGCTTGGGGCACGTACGAAAGAGTGCTGAAGTCGCCTCGCTTGGGTGTCCTGCTGCGGTGGTTGCTGGACAGGCCCCTCTACGTTCACTACAGCAATTTCAGTGTTCTGAATTGGTCGATTCTTGACCTAGTGGACTGCCTCCTCACGCATGAGCGGTTCGCTAATATTCGCTACAACCACTTAGGCATGAAGAGCGAGCTGCACGCCATAGTTCGCATGGACCCGCTGGGCTACTTTCGACTTCTTCGAAAGTTCGATTACCCCAACGTTGACCCCACACTCACCAGCGATTTTTTAGGTGCTGTGTGGATGCACCTCTACTCGATAATCTTCAAGCTCAATCGGGAGCGAAATCGTTCAAAGGAGGAGGGCGACTTTCGAAACGAAGACAGCTTCATGTTCTTCAAAATGCTCTCCGAGGCTGCGAACGATCCAGCTACCTCACTGAAGCTCCTAGCCGAGGAAGACCCTGAGACTCTAATTGGAAGTTTTGCCCCGCTGTTTCTCAACCGCATGGCGACCTTCGTGAACGCCGAACATGTCTTCGATGAGGAGCCCTCAATAGAAGAGCAGCTCGACGGAAGAAGAGTTGTGATTGGCGAGAGCGATGTTTCCTACCGATTTACCGACTCAAAAACGGAGCCTGGCATTGTAGTTTCCGACTTGGTGTGCGGCTTCCTCGGCAAGCACTTTACCTTCATCGAGCAGCACTCCATCGAAGAGCTTGACATCATAAAGGCTGGGCTAAATCAGCAGCAGCGCGCGAACCTTGAGCTCTTTGCCAAGCTCATCGATAAAGCCAACGATGAGTGCCAGTGCTTCATATTTAATTCGGCTGTTTTTGACAGCGGCGATAAGCATCTTTGGTTCGTGGACGGCACGCCATATCCACCGGAGCTAAGGTTTTGA